The DNA region aatgcatttctgTTGCCAGTGCAGCTCAAGTATGTCTTGAAAGCCTGTGGTGGGATCTGTTCACCTTAGTGGGCCGGATTCCGAGGTGGAGCCGGTCCGTTTGTTATTTCTACCATCATGTGCTCCAATCTGTTTTCGGCGGTTATTGACTTAGGAAGAGAGCTTGCTGGAATGTTATTTGTACAAACAGTTCTGCTCTGGAGGCAGCGATGATGTGTTTGCTAAAGTGAAACcatattttttttctgaatagaTAATGTTAAAGATGAGATTTGAGGCCGGGGGGAGGACATTAGAGGTACCACGGAGGGAGCTGTACTTGAATGCATCTCACAGAGCAGTCTCTCAGTAATGAAGGGGGCTCTTTTGATGTCCCTCGATCATTAATGTCACATTAGAGTTAAAGTTAGACTGTGAAACGGAAACGTATCAGAGGATTCATCCTTGTCGTTTAATGAACTTCTGACCTGTAAGATCCGTGTTGATGCTAAACATATCCTTGAATTCAGTAAGTAAAGCAGGAAACGGTCCAACGGAAGCACATCTACGCCGAGACCCTGACACTTGTTACTGTGGATTAACCCTCGGCTACAACTGCAGCATCTGTGGCTTCACTTTATGCAAAATACACTGATTATGTAAGTGCACAAAATGGCCTCCGAATCCAAAAACAATACTAGGATAAGGAACTGTGGACAAAAATCTCTGGAATTGCCTCTTATCAAGATAAGAATGAGTGAGTGGGCCACATGGGCCAACGCTCACGTCCTCTGACCGACCTCGACCTCCATCCACCCTGCAGGACTACGCGTTCACTTTAAAATCACATCACACGCTGGGGACATAAAGGggatttaaaaaacaatattattgCATGCTATTGAATGCTCAATTTGACTTGATGTGGTGCCTCCAGCTTCATCCCATCACTAGGTGAACTCTGTTCAACACTATGCAGCACTAATGTCTTCCTATTACTGCGTTTTTCTAATATAAAGCTCTAAGTAAATGGACCCAATCTgaaattttgtattgtatttagTTTTAGCTGGCATTCGTATTTAAACTACACGGCCAGCAGATGTCACCCTCCATCCTGCGTGTGAAACACGGACCTTAGACGTCTGGAAGTGTAAGAGTATGGAATTAAAAGCCATACGTGGCCATCAGAGCCAAAACAGCGCCTCCGATAAAGAGTGCGACGAACGGGATGGACTagagccgctgcagcagctggaagaaaGACCGGAGCCGGTCTGAGGCGAGCTAACGGCTGTCACACACGAGCCCAACTGAACTAGACAGAATAAGAGCCGCACATTGTTTCCCAACGCTGCTTTTTTTGGACACAAACTCGGAAAAGTCAGCCATAACCGAGACCCAGAGAGCGGTGCAGCTGATAAAACCCCGTCCTCCAGAGTGGAACCGGAGCGAAGCGTGTTTTAAAGTAGTAATTACAGGACTTACCCTCGCTTCCGTACTGTTTTCCATTGTTCGCACCCATTTTAAAGAATACATAATCTACGCGCAGTCCCCGGGTTGTCAAAAGGACTTAAATCCCAGAAGAAAACACTGCTTCCATGAAGACGAGCAGGAGAGTCCGAGTTTTGTGCAGGGCCGCTAGTTCTGACTCCAAATAGTTAATCCAGATGTTGAACAGAAGACGCCTCAGCATTACGCAAACCTAGAATCCAGGCTTGACTTTCCAGCGGTGCAGACTTTCTATATCTgaacatccacacacaaacgctgGAGCCGTGCGCAGTCACAGTCCGGTTCGAGgagtgcgtgtgcgcgcgcgtgtgtgtgtgtgtgtgtgtgtgttggggaaaCTTTGTGAAGTGCCTCAAATGGTAAGCAGCTGTTTATCAGGGCGAGTGCGGGCTATCGCAGCGGCCAGACAACTTGGAGAGGACGCGCAGATTTAAAGTGACCGCAGAACCGAGACGGAGatgtggattaaaaaaaaaagaaaaagataagaCGCGGAGAGAGTGAAATTACAACATGACTCATTGCTCCTACGAGGCACGAGGCTGGAAAAGGAAATttgttcaagaaaaaaaaacatttactgtcaAACAATACCCCCACAGATCATTAATAGTTCAGCGTCATGTCATCATTGTTGAACAGTCTCCTCCAATCACGGCCGAGGACGCGTGCGCTCATACATTCTAAAGATAAAGGCCCACTGAAAGAAGAGACTAGGTTAACCACACGTTTCTATAAATGGCAGCCATATAGGCCACTGGATCTGGAGCTAAGAACACTGGACTGAACCAGttgtctgctgctgacagttgACTAAGTATTCCACATACTTGCTTCCAACTTTGCCCAGACAGAAACATCCACCAGGAACTTGATAGGGAATCAAAATGCTTTGTAGCCCCATCGAGTTGAATGTCACAgatatttttaataaactgaCAAGGggtgacattttttattctgccaATTGGAGCTTTTTGGCATCTTGTGAGATTCTTTAGTGATCTACTAGTGATATTAGATCAGTTTGGTACCGGGCCCAAGAATTCATAACAAATGCCATTCCATTACATAACCCAGTTTCCCCCTTAAGTGTTTAAGAGCTGTGGTACGTTTGCAGGTTTTTATGTGGCTCACATCCATCACATTCAGCCAACGGCCCCGTTCCTCTAATATGCACCATGTTGATCTTTTTTCCTCGAGCTTTCAAGAATGCATTATGTTCATTAACCACGCTGGCTTGTTTCACATGGTGCCAATCAACAGGGCTCTTGGCTCCATTGGAGTTCAGATGCCAGACATCTAACATGTACATGTGTAAGCAGCACTGTGTCACTCTATACTACTTAAACACACTCTCGGAATGCTGAAAAAGATGGAGACAGAATTAACCAATTCACTCAAAAGCTTTAGCTCACAACAGGATGAAAATGTAGACATGGCtgctttattttatattttaaagtaACATTATCTATTATTTAGGACTTTAAATCATATCAGACAGAGAGTCATCACTGCCTGTCCACTCTGAAAGTGGATCAACGGCACTGAATGAGTTCCGGCTGACACCACCACTTGTATTTAGTCCAGGAAAATCAGGTTTGACGACAGACTCGACAGAAGATGAAGGAGACACTGCAAAAAGATCCTCAGTCACAGATGAGTGGTCACTTTTGGTGTCTGTGGTGACAAGATGTGGGGAAGCTGACAGCTTAATGCATAATGCCCTCAAGGTCCCAGGAATGGACATGCACCTGGTAGGAAAAAAGACTGTATTAGAGATCAGGCTGAGCGTAAGTTATGCTTATTGTCAGAAGAGAGAAGGTTCATGAGACCGTACGTCTTCATTACAGTGGTGGCGCATTCATCTACAGACGGACACGTTTTTCCTGCTCCAAACAGGCTGCATTTAATCTGGCGAGAGTCCGGCACGTTCACCATCACTGCAAACAGAAAAGGATCATTCATCCAAAGGGAAATTCACATTACTAATACACAAACCATGTTTAAGAAAGCAATagcctaaaaaacaaaaatgtaataaatggtTAAAATGAAATTACAGTGGAGCAGTTGACGCGTCTTTGCTTAAATCATGTGTTAATGAAAGATGTTTTAGTTGCTTTTCTGATAACGTCGCTCTTTAATGCAGTGAAACACTTCATGCACATGAGCAGGTCTTACAAACACTGAGAGCGTCGGCGTCAGGATGCTGGAAGGTCACAGAGAAGCTGGTTTCTGAGAATGGAAGGACTTCGCAGTGCAGGTCACAGACCGatcctgaaacacagacaaactaaatACACCGCTTTATAACGCGTCAGAGGTGATCTCACACTGAAGGATTCTGTTTGTCCGACCTGAACTGACACGCTGAGAAGTGATACAGCTGCTCAGCAGGGCGTTGAGGGCACACTGTTGgcggagcagctccagcagtgcCGGTACTTGAGCAGGGTGGGTGAAGGGAACGCTCTCTATCACCGTCCCTCTGTGACCAGGAGCTCCCCAGGCAGATTCAGGAAAAATGTAACTGTGCGTTACACCAGGAAGACACTGAAAAGGCAATGACACTCATTGCCTGCATAACAATTCAGCTTGAAGCCGGTTAGATTTTACACTGTCCATAAAACAGTACAAGTTAAGTTCATACCACTTTAAATATAGCATCCTGTCCATCTAATGTCTGCGTGACGCTGCTGGCACCCAGTGAACCTCTCATCAGCAGTTTGGACAAAGGCGCCCACTGCAGGTCAACATCTGGTATGACCACATCTGTGAGGGATCAAGAGGATGTGACCCTTTGAATCCATGTACCccatgaaatattaaataatgcATTTGACTACAGGTTAGACATACACAAATCGGTCTGGTTTTCTGTTGCTTAATTGTTTTAACATTTCGTCGTCATGGtgctaaaacataaaagattTGGGCAGATATCAAATTATCCAAGCATTGATCTTGTCTAGAATTTTATGGTATAGTTACTGTGACCCACACCTGTAACTTGGCTGAGCTTCTTCATTAGAGGCCCCGTCACTGGCACGGCCGGCTGCAGTCggagcaggaagcaggcaggcagggccTCACTCTGCACCTCATTCACCATCAGCAGCACAGGGTCGCTGCCACGGGACACATTGACACTGTATTACTAAAGCTGACAAACAGTCACTGTGGGACGTAAAATGAATAGCATCCTGACGGGTGGgattaaacagcagcactgacccCTGGGGatccagctgtggaggctgtgggaTCACAGAAGCCATCTGAAGCCTGTGAGTCTCATTCTGGACACCTACAGTGATCTGGGCCGTCTGAATGACTGCGTCCCCATCTGTTGGCGCTTTAAACGCAAAAGCTTGTAAATGAAATGGTAGTAACAGAAAGTGACATACTTCACCATAGAGTTAGGCTTTATACGGCATCTTACATGAATCTGAAGTTGTCTTTAAATCGCTTGGGGCAATATAGAACTGAATGATCAAAGgataatctaaaaaaaaaaaaaaaaaaaagtcagacatTAAGAACAGCTATAagtgaaaaatataaataatgaaatgtgcATGACTACCTGATCTTCCTGCATCCCTACCTTCTTTTCCAGCTATTAGACGCCCAATCTGGCCGTTGTTAATCACATCCATTTGGAGGCCACGGTCCTCTGGTAGCCTTATGGAGCAGATTACAGTTAGTGCTAAAAGGCTGCAGCCAATTGTTATTTAACCATCGGCAAATCTGTTGATTATTCCTCATGAGTAACCACGAAAGCAGTTCTTATAATGCTAGAAATTCATCTTTAAGAAAATCCAGGCCTTTGTGTTTCTTGTTGCCTGCCTTGTGAGATGTGATACTTGCTCCAAGTCTTTCCCCAGACATTGTAGAGATGTAAACAGTTTAAGTTTCACTTCACTGGggaaaaaggggaaaaacaggCGAATGACAAGAGGCCTCAAACGGTGAAAGATATAAATGTTTCAGGAATGTGTACTTGTCTCCAGGGATGTTATACTGGTTGAAGAGTCCTTCCAGTTTCCTCGAAAAGTCATCAAAATTGTTTAACCTATGGAAAAGGTCACAATACAGCAGAGTCAGCGTCTAGAC from Betta splendens chromosome 4, fBetSpl5.4, whole genome shotgun sequence includes:
- the zgc:111976 gene encoding mediator of RNA polymerase II transcription subunit 1 isoform X1; translated protein: MKHDTRQSSLIITFSYWTFQDDYGNALTYRRVLGRPSLTKPSGVNTGLQPIEMKSTVSDLHLKFAEKTWNETFQLVRRCMEKPRDESKPCEPLVRSLERLQEAFNVSSIHTMRSRLEMIAKHQRMGFHITDATCYLTADLFYLEVVLLPCGGVEEVKVAPHGAPAVASEHLLQLLRLNNFDDFSRKLEGLFNQYNIPGDNEVKLKLFTSLQCLGKDLEQVSHLTRLPEDRGLQMDVINNGQIGRLIAGKEDYPLIIQFYIAPSDLKTTSDSSPTDGDAVIQTAQITVGVQNETHRLQMASVIPQPPQLDPQGDPVLLMVNEVQSEALPACFLLRLQPAVPVTGPLMKKLSQVTDVVIPDVDLQWAPLSKLLMRGSLGASSVTQTLDGQDAIFKVCLPGVTHSYIFPESAWGAPGHRGTVIESVPFTHPAQVPALLELLRQQCALNALLSSCITSQRVSSGSVCDLHCEVLPFSETSFSVTFQHPDADALSVLMVNVPDSRQIKCSLFGAGKTCPSVDECATTVMKTCMSIPGTLRALCIKLSASPHLVTTDTKSDHSSVTEDLFAVSPSSSVESVVKPDFPGLNTSGGVSRNSFSAVDPLSEWTGSDDSLSDMI
- the zgc:111976 gene encoding mediator of RNA polymerase II transcription subunit 1 isoform X2, producing the protein MKSTVSDLHLKFAEKTWNETFQLVRRCMEKPRDESKPCEPLVRSLERLQEAFNVSSIHTMRSRLEMIAKHQRMGFHITDATCYLTADLFYLEVVLLPCGGVEEVKVAPHGAPAVASEHLLQLLRLNNFDDFSRKLEGLFNQYNIPGDNEVKLKLFTSLQCLGKDLEQVSHLTRLPEDRGLQMDVINNGQIGRLIAGKEDYPLIIQFYIAPSDLKTTSDSSPTDGDAVIQTAQITVGVQNETHRLQMASVIPQPPQLDPQGDPVLLMVNEVQSEALPACFLLRLQPAVPVTGPLMKKLSQVTDVVIPDVDLQWAPLSKLLMRGSLGASSVTQTLDGQDAIFKVCLPGVTHSYIFPESAWGAPGHRGTVIESVPFTHPAQVPALLELLRQQCALNALLSSCITSQRVSSGSVCDLHCEVLPFSETSFSVTFQHPDADALSVLMVNVPDSRQIKCSLFGAGKTCPSVDECATTVMKTCMSIPGTLRALCIKLSASPHLVTTDTKSDHSSVTEDLFAVSPSSSVESVVKPDFPGLNTSGGVSRNSFSAVDPLSEWTGSDDSLSDMI